A DNA window from Actinomadura coerulea contains the following coding sequences:
- a CDS encoding MFS transporter, translated as MAGRGGRGLVPLLAFLGVMAYSLSMAVVTPALPQIQHGLHTTPAGAAWALTAMTLSAAVATPVVGRLGDLYGARRVLLAVLAVATAGTVVAALAGTVPVMLAGRVLSGVGGGVFPLAYTIIRDVLPPARRAPAVGLMSSMLGLGGAVSWCLAGPIIDLLGWRWLLWVPLTGLVPGVVLAWWIVPAGRRGEAPRGAARVDWWGAALFAAWLVAALTALTEGMDWGWTSPGVLGLLAFALAAAAAWLWVEARVREPLVDLRLMRVRGVWTANAASLLSGYALMAGGLLFPLLVQLPEGTGYGFGGTATQAALLQLPASVGMTVAGMTAGLLDRRVGSRAVLLGGAALTGLGYAFVAVEHGAMWHLYVGGLARGVGLGLAYAAVATLVVAAVPPGETGVATGINTLLRTVGASLGTQISAVIVVAVPGEGGFSAGFAVSAAVVAAVLPLALLVPRPGRRLARGTGPGAVPDPVTVVR; from the coding sequence GTGGCGGGGCGGGGCGGGCGCGGGCTGGTCCCCCTGCTGGCCTTCCTCGGCGTCATGGCCTACTCGCTCTCGATGGCCGTGGTGACGCCCGCGCTGCCGCAGATCCAGCACGGGCTGCACACGACCCCGGCGGGCGCGGCGTGGGCGCTCACGGCGATGACGCTGTCCGCGGCCGTGGCCACGCCGGTGGTCGGGCGGCTCGGCGACCTGTACGGGGCGCGCCGCGTGCTGCTCGCGGTACTCGCCGTCGCCACCGCCGGCACGGTGGTCGCGGCGCTGGCCGGAACGGTGCCGGTCATGCTCGCCGGACGCGTGCTCAGCGGCGTCGGCGGAGGCGTCTTCCCGCTGGCGTACACGATCATCCGGGACGTCCTGCCGCCCGCCCGGCGGGCCCCGGCCGTCGGGCTCATGTCGTCCATGCTCGGTCTCGGCGGCGCCGTCTCGTGGTGCCTGGCGGGCCCGATCATCGACCTGCTCGGCTGGCGCTGGCTGCTGTGGGTGCCGTTGACCGGCCTGGTGCCCGGCGTCGTCCTGGCCTGGTGGATCGTTCCGGCCGGACGCCGCGGCGAGGCCCCGCGCGGGGCGGCGCGGGTCGACTGGTGGGGCGCCGCGCTCTTCGCCGCCTGGCTGGTGGCCGCGCTCACCGCCCTCACCGAGGGGATGGACTGGGGCTGGACGTCCCCGGGCGTCCTCGGGCTCCTCGCGTTCGCGCTCGCGGCGGCCGCCGCCTGGCTGTGGGTGGAGGCCCGCGTCCGCGAGCCCCTGGTCGACCTGCGCCTCATGCGGGTGCGCGGGGTGTGGACGGCGAACGCCGCCTCGCTCCTGTCCGGCTACGCGCTGATGGCGGGCGGGCTGCTGTTCCCCCTGCTCGTCCAGCTCCCCGAGGGCACCGGGTACGGCTTCGGCGGGACGGCCACGCAGGCGGCGCTGCTCCAGCTTCCCGCCAGCGTCGGCATGACCGTCGCGGGCATGACGGCGGGCCTGCTCGACCGGCGCGTCGGCTCCCGCGCGGTGCTGCTCGGCGGCGCTGCCCTGACCGGCCTCGGCTACGCGTTCGTGGCGGTCGAGCACGGCGCCATGTGGCACCTCTACGTCGGCGGCCTGGCGCGGGGCGTCGGCCTCGGCCTCGCCTACGCCGCCGTGGCGACCCTGGTGGTCGCCGCCGTCCCGCCCGGGGAGACCGGCGTGGCCACCGGCATCAACACGCTGCTGCGCACCGTCGGAGCGTCCCTCGGGACGCAGATCAGCGCGGTCATCGTCGTCGCGGTCCCCGGCGAGGGCGGGTTCTCCGCCGGGTTCGCGGTGAGCGCCGCCGTCGTGGCGGCCGTCCTCCCGCTGGCCCTGCTCGTCCCGCGCCCGGGGAGGCGGCTCGCACGCGGAACGGGGCCCGGCGCGGTGCCGGACCCCGTCACGGTCGTGCGGTGA